The Streptomyces sp. NBC_00691 genome has a segment encoding these proteins:
- the hisB gene encoding imidazoleglycerol-phosphate dehydratase HisB produces the protein MSRVGRVERTTKETSVVVEIDLDGTGKVDVSTGVGFYDHMLDQLGRHGLFDLTVKTDGDLHIDSHHTIEDTALALGAAFKQALGDKVGIYRFGNCTVPLDESLAQVTVDLSGRPYLVHTEPENMAPMIGSYDTTMTRHIFESFVAQAQIALHIHVPYGRNAHHIVECQFKAFARALRYASERDPRAAGILPSTKGAL, from the coding sequence ATGAGCCGCGTAGGCCGCGTAGAGCGCACCACCAAGGAGACCTCCGTCGTCGTCGAGATCGACCTCGACGGCACCGGAAAGGTCGACGTGTCGACCGGGGTCGGCTTCTACGACCACATGCTCGACCAGCTCGGCCGGCACGGTCTGTTCGACCTCACGGTCAAGACCGACGGCGACCTCCACATCGACTCGCACCACACCATCGAGGACACCGCCCTCGCCCTGGGTGCCGCCTTCAAGCAGGCCCTCGGCGACAAGGTCGGCATCTACCGCTTCGGCAACTGCACCGTCCCGCTGGACGAGTCGCTCGCCCAGGTGACCGTCGACCTCTCCGGCCGCCCGTACCTCGTGCACACCGAGCCCGAGAACATGGCGCCGATGATCGGCTCGTACGACACCACGATGACCCGTCACATCTTCGAGTCCTTCGTCGCCCAGGCCCAGATCGCGCTGCACATCCACGTCCCGTACGGGCGCAACGCCCACCACATCGTGGAGTGCCAGTTCAAGGCGTTCGCCCGCGCCCTCCGCTACGCCTCCGAGCGCGACCCGCGCGCCGCCGGAATCCTCCCCTCCACGAAGGGCGCGCTCTGA
- a CDS encoding histidinol-phosphate transaminase gives MTEIRIDDLPVRDELKGKSPYGAPQLDVPVQLNTNENPYPLPEPLVARIAERVAEAARTLNRYPDRDAVELRTELARYLTRTGGHRVTAENVWAANGSNEVLQQLLQTFGGPGRTAIGFEPSYSMHALIARGTGTGWISGPRNEDFTIDVEAAAAAIAEHRPDVVFVTSPNNPTGTAVAADTVVALYEAAQAAKPSMVVVDEAYVEFSHRDSLLPLIEARPNLVVSRTMSKAFGAAGLRLGYLAAHPAVVDAVQLVRLPYHLSAVTQATALAALEHTDTLLGYVEQLKAERDRLVTELRGIGYEVTDSDANFVQFGKFPDTHEAWQRILDRGVLVRDNGVPGWLRVTAGTPEENDAFLDAVRELMKEQQR, from the coding sequence GTGACCGAGATCCGGATCGACGACCTCCCCGTCCGGGACGAGCTGAAGGGCAAGTCCCCCTACGGCGCGCCCCAGCTCGACGTCCCCGTCCAGCTGAACACCAACGAGAACCCGTACCCGCTGCCCGAGCCGCTCGTCGCCCGCATCGCGGAGCGCGTCGCCGAGGCCGCCCGTACCCTCAACCGCTACCCCGACCGGGACGCGGTCGAGCTCCGTACCGAACTCGCCCGCTACCTCACCCGCACCGGCGGGCACCGGGTCACCGCCGAGAACGTCTGGGCGGCCAACGGGTCCAACGAGGTCCTCCAGCAGCTGCTGCAGACCTTCGGCGGCCCGGGCCGTACCGCGATCGGCTTCGAGCCCTCGTACTCGATGCACGCCCTGATCGCCCGCGGCACCGGCACCGGCTGGATCTCGGGCCCGCGCAACGAGGACTTCACCATCGACGTGGAGGCCGCCGCCGCGGCCATCGCCGAGCACCGGCCCGACGTCGTGTTCGTCACCTCGCCGAACAACCCCACCGGCACCGCGGTCGCCGCCGACACCGTCGTCGCCCTGTACGAGGCGGCCCAGGCGGCCAAGCCCTCGATGGTCGTCGTGGACGAGGCGTACGTGGAGTTCAGCCACCGGGACTCGCTGCTGCCCCTCATCGAGGCCCGTCCGAACCTGGTGGTCTCCCGGACCATGTCCAAGGCCTTCGGCGCCGCCGGACTGCGGCTCGGCTACCTCGCCGCCCACCCGGCCGTGGTCGACGCCGTCCAGCTGGTCCGGCTGCCGTACCACCTCTCCGCCGTCACCCAGGCGACCGCGCTCGCCGCCCTGGAGCACACCGACACCCTCCTCGGGTACGTCGAGCAGCTCAAGGCCGAGCGCGACCGGCTCGTCACCGAGCTGCGGGGGATCGGCTACGAGGTCACCGACTCGGACGCCAACTTCGTGCAGTTCGGGAAGTTCCCCGACACCCACGAGGCCTGGCAGCGGATCCTCGACCGGGGCGTCCTGGTCCGGGACAACGGCGTACCGGGATGGCTGCGGGTCACCGCGGGCACCCCCGAAGAGAACGACGCGTTCCTCGACGCGGTTCGTGAATTGATGAAGGAGCAGCAGCGATGA
- the hisD gene encoding histidinol dehydrogenase, with the protein MISRIDLRGEALPEGSALRDLLPRAEFDVEAALETVRPICEDVRHHGAAAVIDYGEKFDGVRVPGLRVPTEAIDRALDELDPAVRAALEESIRRARMVHREQRRTTHTTQVVPGGTVTEKWIPVERVGLYVPGGRSVYPSSVVMNVVPAQEAGVEGVAVASPPQKDFGGLPHPTILAACALLGVDEVYAAGGAQAIAMFAYGTLSSADGADAGSGCAPVNLVTGPGNIYVAAAKRLLKGRIGIDAEAGPTEIAILADSTADPVHVAADLISQAEHDPMAASVLVTDSDELAAATEAELKTQVAASKHVDDRIVPALAGRQSAIVLVRDLADGLKVVDAYGAEHLEIQTRDAPAVADRVRNAGAIFVGPWAPVSLGDYCAGSNHVLPTGGCACHSSGLSVQSFLRGVHIVDYTRDALADVAQHVVTLAEAEDLPAHGAAIKARFGWKVPQK; encoded by the coding sequence GTGATCTCTCGAATCGATCTGCGCGGCGAGGCCCTCCCCGAGGGTTCCGCCCTGCGCGACCTGCTGCCCCGTGCCGAGTTCGACGTGGAAGCCGCCCTGGAGACGGTGCGGCCGATCTGCGAGGACGTCAGGCATCATGGCGCGGCCGCGGTGATCGACTACGGGGAGAAATTCGACGGCGTCCGTGTCCCGGGCCTGCGCGTCCCCACCGAGGCGATCGACCGCGCCCTCGACGAGCTCGACCCGGCCGTCCGCGCCGCCCTCGAGGAGTCCATCCGGCGCGCCCGCATGGTGCACCGCGAGCAGCGGCGCACCACCCACACCACCCAGGTCGTCCCCGGCGGCACGGTCACCGAGAAGTGGATCCCGGTCGAGCGCGTCGGTCTGTACGTGCCGGGCGGCCGCTCGGTCTACCCGTCCTCCGTCGTGATGAACGTCGTCCCGGCCCAGGAGGCCGGCGTCGAGGGCGTGGCCGTCGCCTCGCCCCCGCAGAAGGACTTCGGCGGGCTCCCGCACCCGACGATCCTCGCCGCCTGCGCCCTGCTCGGCGTCGACGAGGTCTACGCCGCCGGCGGCGCCCAGGCGATCGCCATGTTCGCCTACGGGACCCTGAGCAGCGCGGACGGCGCCGACGCCGGGTCCGGCTGCGCCCCCGTCAACCTGGTCACCGGCCCCGGCAACATCTACGTGGCCGCCGCCAAGCGCCTCCTCAAGGGCCGGATCGGCATCGACGCCGAGGCCGGCCCGACGGAGATCGCGATTCTCGCGGACTCCACCGCCGACCCCGTGCACGTCGCCGCCGACCTCATCAGCCAGGCCGAGCACGACCCGATGGCCGCCTCCGTCCTCGTCACCGACTCGGACGAGCTGGCCGCCGCCACCGAGGCCGAGCTGAAGACCCAGGTCGCCGCCTCCAAGCACGTCGACGACCGGATCGTCCCTGCCCTGGCCGGCCGCCAGTCCGCGATCGTCCTCGTCCGCGACCTGGCCGACGGCCTCAAGGTCGTCGACGCCTACGGCGCGGAGCACCTGGAGATCCAGACCCGCGACGCCCCGGCCGTCGCCGACCGCGTCCGCAACGCCGGCGCGATCTTCGTCGGCCCCTGGGCGCCCGTCTCCCTCGGCGACTACTGCGCGGGCTCCAACCACGTCCTGCCCACCGGCGGCTGCGCCTGCCACTCCTCGGGCCTCTCCGTGCAGTCCTTCCTGCGCGGGGTGCACATCGTGGACTACACGCGCGACGCGCTCGCCGACGTGGCACAACACGTGGTGACCCTCGCCGAGGCGGAGGACCTCCCCGCCCACGGCGCCGCGATCAAGGCGAGGTTCGGATGGAAGGTCCCCCAGAAGTGA
- a CDS encoding oxidoreductase, which produces MTEPHEDGMPDGLTGPERAVWRAFVVGRTCDLTEGIAERDDPFGERDWGEERSVRADVVALLLLAGPPARSGRVAALKLRGVRITGVLNLAGGTIGPYVELHGCRFDGEVVLPEARFGTLRMVECALPRLEAARLHTEGDLHLPRCRVRWGIRLTDAQIGTDLLVNQIQVWPDRRGRAITADGMVVAQDLQAELIETYGELSLRGAKIGVSLSLRGSVLRGAQGRRAFNAPQLTVERSLYLNAAWVYEESGTAGQSSATPPYGVTPAQGAHRKPVEFHGGVRLDDGRFGDAVDLHHARFLLSGARREEVSLRRIVTPELRFSGERPEEGRVVLNGAKVVTLIDLSTSWPGPGGLAMGGFAYENLVPYGHFPLARRLEWVAAATPEYAPEPYERLATVLRGSGEDADAREVLLAKQRRRRETLPVAGKLWGYVQDWTVAYGYRPGRAALWMAVLWAAGTVAFSHYRPIPLKAEEAPEWNGPLYALDLLLPVINLGQDGYWRLEGMWQWAAAVLILLGWILATTVAAGATRLLSRG; this is translated from the coding sequence GTGACCGAGCCGCACGAGGACGGGATGCCGGACGGTCTCACAGGCCCGGAGCGGGCGGTGTGGCGGGCGTTCGTCGTCGGCAGGACGTGCGATCTCACGGAGGGGATCGCCGAGCGGGACGACCCCTTCGGGGAACGGGACTGGGGGGAGGAGCGGAGCGTCCGCGCCGATGTGGTGGCGCTGCTGCTGCTCGCCGGACCGCCGGCCAGATCCGGGCGGGTGGCAGCGCTGAAGCTGCGCGGCGTGCGGATCACCGGCGTGCTGAACCTGGCGGGCGGGACGATAGGGCCGTACGTGGAGCTGCACGGCTGCCGGTTCGACGGCGAGGTGGTGCTGCCGGAGGCCCGGTTCGGCACACTGCGGATGGTCGAGTGCGCCCTGCCGCGCCTGGAGGCGGCCCGGCTGCACACCGAGGGGGACCTGCACCTGCCCCGCTGCCGGGTGCGGTGGGGCATCCGGCTCACCGACGCGCAGATCGGCACGGACCTGCTCGTCAACCAGATCCAGGTCTGGCCGGACCGGCGCGGCCGGGCCATCACCGCGGACGGGATGGTGGTCGCCCAGGACCTCCAGGCCGAGCTGATCGAGACGTACGGGGAACTGAGCCTGCGCGGGGCGAAGATCGGCGTGTCGCTCAGTCTGCGGGGCAGTGTGCTGCGCGGCGCGCAGGGCCGCCGGGCGTTCAACGCACCGCAGCTGACGGTGGAGCGCTCGCTCTATCTGAACGCGGCCTGGGTGTACGAGGAGTCGGGGACGGCGGGGCAGAGCTCGGCCACCCCGCCCTACGGGGTGACGCCCGCCCAGGGCGCCCACCGCAAGCCGGTCGAGTTCCACGGCGGGGTCCGGCTCGACGACGGGCGCTTCGGTGACGCGGTGGACCTCCACCACGCCCGGTTCCTGCTCAGCGGGGCGCGCCGGGAGGAGGTCTCGCTGCGCCGGATCGTCACCCCGGAGCTCCGGTTCAGCGGCGAGCGTCCGGAGGAGGGACGCGTCGTGCTCAACGGCGCGAAGGTCGTCACCCTGATCGACCTGTCGACCAGCTGGCCGGGGCCCGGCGGGCTCGCGATGGGCGGCTTCGCCTACGAGAACCTCGTGCCGTACGGGCACTTCCCGCTGGCCCGGCGCCTGGAGTGGGTGGCGGCGGCGACCCCGGAGTACGCCCCCGAGCCGTACGAACGCCTGGCGACGGTCCTGCGGGGCAGCGGGGAGGACGCCGACGCCCGCGAGGTGCTGCTGGCCAAGCAGCGGCGCAGACGCGAGACCCTCCCGGTGGCGGGGAAGCTCTGGGGCTACGTCCAGGACTGGACCGTGGCCTACGGCTACCGGCCGGGCCGGGCGGCGCTGTGGATGGCGGTCCTGTGGGCGGCGGGCACGGTGGCCTTCTCCCACTACCGCCCGATACCGCTGAAGGCGGAGGAGGCCCCCGAGTGGAACGGCCCGCTGTACGCGCTCGATCTACTCCTCCCGGTGATCAACCTCGGCCAGGACGGCTACTGGCGCCTGGAGGGGATGTGGCAGTGGGCGGCGGCGGTGCTGATCCTGCTGGGCTGGATCCTGGCGACGACGGTGGCGGCCGGGGCGACCCGGCTGCTGAGCAGGGGGTGA
- a CDS encoding LON peptidase substrate-binding domain-containing protein — MTTARLPLFPLNAVLFPGLVLPLNVFEERYRAMMRELLTIDDSEPRRFAVVAIRDGREVAPTAPGMPDQTALPEKGPAAGFGSDPIQSFHRVGCVADAVQIRERADGSFEVTATGTTRVKLLSVDASGPFLVAEVEDIPEEQGEEAGSLSEGVLRAFRSYQKRLAGARERSLTTSELPDDPSVVSYLVAAAAVLDTPSKQRLLQAPDTATRLREELTLLRAETAVLRHLPSLPAVDLTQAPTYPN, encoded by the coding sequence GTGACCACCGCTCGCCTGCCTCTCTTCCCGCTCAACGCGGTGCTGTTCCCGGGCCTCGTGCTGCCGCTGAACGTCTTCGAGGAGCGTTATCGCGCCATGATGCGCGAGCTGCTCACGATCGACGACTCGGAGCCGCGCCGCTTCGCCGTCGTCGCCATCCGCGACGGCCGCGAGGTCGCCCCGACGGCCCCCGGCATGCCGGACCAGACGGCGCTGCCGGAGAAGGGCCCGGCCGCGGGCTTCGGCTCCGACCCCATCCAGTCCTTCCACCGGGTCGGCTGCGTCGCCGACGCGGTGCAGATCCGGGAGCGCGCCGACGGCAGCTTCGAGGTGACGGCCACCGGCACGACCCGGGTGAAGCTGCTGTCCGTCGACGCGAGCGGGCCGTTCCTGGTCGCCGAGGTCGAAGACATCCCGGAGGAGCAGGGCGAGGAGGCCGGCAGCCTCTCCGAGGGCGTGCTGCGGGCCTTCCGCAGCTACCAGAAGCGGCTGGCCGGGGCGCGGGAGCGTTCGCTGACCACGAGCGAGCTGCCGGACGACCCGTCGGTGGTGTCGTACCTGGTCGCGGCGGCGGCGGTGCTCGACACGCCGTCGAAGCAGCGGCTGCTCCAGGCCCCGGACACGGCGACCCGGCTGCGGGAGGAGCTGACCCTGCTGCGCGCGGAGACGGCGGTCCTGCGGCATCTGCCGTCGCTGCCGGCGGTGGACCTGACGCAGGCCCCGACGTACCCGAACTGA
- the ybaK gene encoding Cys-tRNA(Pro) deacylase: MAKKQKKNSGGTPATVALTAAGTPFTLHAYEHDPASPSYGEEAAEALGVSPDRVFKTLVADVDGELTVAVVPVAGQLDLKALATAVGGKRAAMADPAAAERTTGYVRGGISPLGQRKRLRTVLDASASAHASICVSAGRRGLEVELSPADLAALTSAVVAPIGRA, encoded by the coding sequence GTGGCGAAGAAGCAGAAGAAGAACAGCGGGGGCACCCCCGCGACGGTGGCCCTGACGGCGGCCGGCACCCCGTTCACCCTGCACGCGTACGAGCACGACCCGGCCTCCCCCTCGTACGGCGAGGAGGCGGCCGAGGCCCTCGGTGTCTCCCCTGACCGGGTGTTCAAGACCCTGGTGGCGGACGTCGACGGCGAGCTGACGGTCGCGGTGGTCCCGGTCGCCGGTCAGCTCGACCTGAAGGCCCTGGCCACGGCGGTCGGCGGCAAGCGCGCGGCGATGGCGGACCCGGCGGCGGCCGAGCGCACCACGGGCTATGTGCGGGGCGGCATCTCCCCGCTGGGGCAGCGCAAGCGGCTCCGTACGGTCCTCGACGCCTCGGCCTCGGCGCACGCGTCCATCTGCGTCTCGGCGGGCCGACGCGGCCTGGAGGTGGAGCTCTCCCCCGCGGATCTGGCCGCCCTCACCTCGGCGGTCGTGGCGCCGATCGGCCGCGCCTGA
- a CDS encoding DUF2567 domain-containing protein, producing MTAPLTPPHQPSPHDPDWPPPPPPMLGPAGDPITAREVLQGVLVTLVSALAGAVLGVLWLNLASRILLISDGKGVYLRNSEGEAAIGSDGTFVLLALAFGAVAALVVFLARRKGGVPLVLGLALGGGLGSLLAWGLGTYFGPTSDVVAHAKAVGPNVAFEAPLELNLGAAAMLAWPLAAMIVHLALTALFGPRDPEPEPWDEPKAYTRGPGRS from the coding sequence GTGACCGCACCCCTGACTCCGCCTCACCAGCCATCGCCGCACGACCCCGACTGGCCGCCGCCGCCCCCGCCGATGCTCGGCCCGGCCGGGGACCCGATCACGGCGCGCGAGGTCCTCCAGGGCGTTCTGGTGACCCTCGTCTCGGCGCTCGCCGGAGCGGTGCTCGGAGTGCTGTGGCTGAACCTGGCCTCGCGGATCCTGCTCATCTCGGACGGCAAGGGCGTCTACCTCCGCAACTCGGAGGGGGAGGCGGCGATCGGCTCGGACGGAACGTTTGTCCTGCTCGCGCTGGCCTTCGGCGCGGTCGCCGCGCTCGTCGTCTTCCTCGCCCGCCGCAAGGGCGGTGTCCCGCTGGTGCTCGGCCTCGCGCTCGGCGGCGGCCTCGGCTCGCTGCTCGCCTGGGGCCTCGGGACGTACTTCGGCCCGACGAGCGACGTCGTCGCCCACGCGAAGGCGGTCGGCCCGAACGTGGCCTTCGAGGCGCCGCTCGAACTGAACCTGGGGGCCGCCGCGATGCTGGCCTGGCCACTCGCCGCGATGATCGTGCACCTGGCGCTCACGGCCCTCTTCGGCCCGCGTGACCCGGAGCCGGAACCGTGGGACGAGCCGAAGGCGTACACCCGGGGACCGGGCCGGAGCTGA
- a CDS encoding ABC transporter permease: MPTGAPSVRAGATAEDEAAPLAPRARLLPALAAVYRAQLSRARVARIPLLFVATFQSIGIMVLMRGVVDGGSEARAVVAGSTVLVVAFVALNLLAQYFGQLRATGGLDHYATLPVPPAAVVLGAAGAYASFTVPGTAVTAVTGSVLFGLPLSHLWILVAVVPLAGAALAGLGAALGLLAPRQELATLLGQLGMSAALLLGVLPAERLPGPIGWARDLLPSTYGVEALARTFDTRPDWAAVALDLAVCGAVGVVSLSVATWAYRRAAVR; encoded by the coding sequence CTGCCGACCGGCGCGCCTTCCGTCCGCGCCGGCGCCACCGCCGAGGACGAGGCCGCCCCCCTCGCCCCGCGCGCCCGGCTGCTGCCGGCCCTGGCCGCCGTCTACCGGGCGCAGCTCTCCCGTGCCCGGGTCGCCCGCATCCCGCTCCTCTTCGTGGCCACCTTCCAGTCCATCGGGATCATGGTCCTGATGCGCGGGGTCGTCGACGGGGGATCAGAGGCGCGCGCCGTCGTGGCCGGCTCCACCGTCCTCGTCGTCGCCTTCGTCGCGCTCAACCTGCTCGCCCAGTACTTCGGCCAGCTGCGGGCCACCGGCGGCCTCGACCACTACGCCACGCTGCCCGTGCCGCCCGCCGCCGTCGTGCTCGGCGCCGCGGGCGCGTACGCCTCCTTCACCGTGCCCGGGACCGCCGTCACCGCCGTGACCGGCTCCGTGCTCTTCGGGCTGCCGCTGAGCCACCTCTGGATCCTCGTCGCCGTCGTCCCGCTCGCCGGCGCCGCGCTCGCCGGCCTCGGCGCGGCCCTCGGGCTCCTCGCGCCCCGGCAGGAGCTGGCCACCCTCCTCGGCCAGCTCGGCATGTCCGCGGCGCTGCTCCTCGGGGTGCTCCCGGCGGAGCGGCTGCCGGGGCCCATCGGCTGGGCCCGGGACCTGCTGCCGTCGACGTACGGCGTGGAGGCCCTGGCCCGCACCTTCGACACCCGTCCCGACTGGGCGGCCGTCGCCCTGGACCTCGCCGTGTGCGGGGCGGTCGGCGTGGTCTCCCTGTCCGTCGCCACCTGGGCGTACCGGCGGGCCGCCGTCCGCTGA
- a CDS encoding ABC transporter ATP-binding protein, translated as MCVVRDLVKTYPATRGGRGAPATPEVRATDGISLDVRGGEIFGLLGPNGAGKSTLVRQLTGLMRPDSGSVRLLGHDLVRHPERASRLLAYLGQESTALDELTVALAAETTGRLRGLTARDARAERDAVLDELGLGALASRPLKKLSGGQRRLACFATALVGERPVLVLDEPTTGMDPVARRAVWAAVDRRRAEQGATVLLVTHNVIEAETVLDRVAVLEHGRVIACDTPAGLKERVAGEVRVELVWRESAPLHLPEVAALRERAQETGRRWILRLAPDAARAAVATVTGGAAFAALDDFTLATPSLEDVYLALGGATEGLVKA; from the coding sequence GTGTGCGTGGTGCGGGATCTGGTCAAGACGTACCCCGCCACGCGCGGCGGGCGCGGTGCGCCGGCGACTCCCGAGGTGCGGGCCACCGACGGGATCAGCCTCGACGTGCGCGGCGGCGAGATCTTCGGGCTGCTCGGCCCCAACGGCGCGGGCAAGTCGACCCTGGTCCGCCAGCTCACCGGACTCATGCGGCCCGACTCCGGCAGCGTCCGGCTCCTCGGCCACGACCTCGTGCGGCACCCCGAGCGGGCGTCCCGCCTCCTCGCCTACCTCGGCCAGGAGTCCACCGCCCTCGACGAGCTGACCGTCGCCCTCGCCGCCGAGACCACCGGCCGGCTGCGCGGCCTCACCGCCCGCGACGCGCGCGCCGAGCGCGACGCCGTCCTGGACGAACTCGGCCTCGGCGCACTCGCCTCCCGGCCCCTCAAGAAGCTCTCCGGCGGACAGCGCAGGCTCGCCTGCTTCGCCACCGCGCTCGTCGGCGAACGCCCCGTCCTCGTCCTCGACGAGCCCACCACGGGCATGGACCCCGTCGCCCGCCGCGCCGTCTGGGCGGCCGTCGACCGGCGGCGCGCCGAACAGGGCGCCACGGTGCTGCTCGTCACCCACAACGTCATCGAGGCCGAGACCGTCCTCGACCGGGTCGCCGTCCTCGAGCACGGCCGGGTCATCGCCTGCGACACGCCCGCCGGACTCAAGGAACGCGTCGCCGGCGAGGTCCGCGTCGAACTGGTCTGGCGCGAATCCGCCCCGCTCCACCTCCCCGAGGTCGCCGCGCTGCGCGAACGGGCCCAGGAGACGGGCCGGCGCTGGATCCTCCGGCTCGCCCCCGACGCGGCCCGCGCCGCCGTCGCCACCGTCACCGGCGGCGCCGCGTTCGCCGCGCTCGACGACTTCACCCTGGCCACGCCCAGCCTGGAGGACGTGTACCTGGCGCTGGGCGGCGCGACCGAGGGACTGGTGAAGGCATGA
- a CDS encoding NYN domain-containing protein → MEHVDRCVVLVDAGYLLGAAASLLAGEPARSRITVDHAGLIQQLRQRAEAETALPLLRIYWFDGAPDRVPQPEHRRLRVMPRVTVRLGALTRSDGRWAQKGVDAAMHTELTELARNRACSDIVLVTGDGDLLPGLMSAKEHGVAVHLWAVQAADGDYNQSEDLVAEADERRVLDRAWITRAVRAKDLTGICSPPPAPRPEIAAILSAPLPEAALAASAERAAEAAAAAGARGEGSDGHGTGGNGHVHHGNGHAGANGHLREDEHDRGHGSGVPAPASGKGVPTPKDLAGLRAPGATPAPGGPVSQGASALRWSSDRGWVERAATPLGEPAETASLPTLAALTSAEQRWADREEDITTVGGDPFEVGQVFARRWMERLPEQSHVQKLSTLYPRIPHRIDGELLRYAARFGLLAHKDDQIDEHDRYAIRAGFWREIDVRAAAEHAPAPGAGPATP, encoded by the coding sequence GTGGAACACGTGGACCGCTGCGTCGTCCTGGTGGATGCCGGCTACCTGCTGGGAGCTGCCGCCAGTCTTCTCGCCGGGGAACCGGCCCGCTCCAGGATCACCGTCGATCACGCCGGGCTCATCCAGCAGCTGCGCCAGCGCGCCGAGGCCGAGACCGCGCTGCCCCTGCTGCGGATCTACTGGTTCGACGGGGCGCCCGACCGGGTGCCCCAGCCGGAGCACCGGAGACTGCGCGTGATGCCCCGGGTCACCGTCCGGCTCGGCGCGCTGACGCGGAGCGACGGACGCTGGGCGCAGAAGGGCGTCGACGCGGCGATGCACACCGAGCTGACCGAGCTCGCCAGGAACCGGGCCTGCTCCGACATCGTGCTCGTCACCGGCGACGGCGACCTGCTGCCCGGACTGATGTCCGCCAAGGAGCACGGCGTCGCCGTCCACCTCTGGGCCGTCCAGGCCGCCGACGGCGACTACAACCAGTCGGAGGACCTGGTCGCCGAGGCCGACGAACGGCGGGTCCTCGACCGGGCCTGGATCACCCGGGCCGTCCGCGCCAAGGACCTCACCGGGATCTGCTCGCCCCCGCCCGCCCCGCGCCCCGAGATCGCCGCCATCCTCTCCGCGCCGCTGCCCGAGGCGGCCCTCGCCGCCTCCGCCGAACGGGCCGCGGAGGCGGCGGCCGCCGCCGGGGCGCGCGGGGAGGGCTCCGACGGTCACGGCACCGGCGGCAACGGCCACGTCCACCACGGCAACGGCCACGCGGGTGCCAACGGCCACCTCCGCGAGGACGAGCACGACCGCGGCCACGGGAGCGGCGTCCCCGCCCCGGCCTCCGGCAAGGGCGTCCCCACCCCCAAGGACCTGGCGGGACTGCGCGCCCCCGGTGCCACCCCCGCCCCGGGCGGTCCCGTGTCCCAGGGCGCCAGCGCGCTCCGCTGGTCCTCCGACCGGGGCTGGGTCGAGCGCGCCGCCACCCCCCTCGGTGAACCGGCCGAGACCGCCTCCCTGCCCACCCTCGCCGCCCTCACCAGCGCCGAGCAGCGCTGGGCGGACCGCGAGGAGGACATCACCACCGTCGGCGGAGACCCCTTCGAGGTCGGACAGGTGTTCGCGCGGCGGTGGATGGAAAGGCTCCCCGAGCAGAGCCACGTCCAGAAGCTGTCCACCCTCTACCCCCGCATCCCGCACCGCATCGACGGCGAACTCCTCCGCTACGCCGCCCGATTCGGTCTGCTCGCCCACAAGGACGACCAGATCGACGAGCACGACCGCTATGCGATCCGGGCGGGATTCTGGCGCGAGATCGACGTCCGGGCCGCCGCCGAACACGCCCCCGCGCCCGGAGCGGGCCCGGCGACCCCGTAG